A genome region from Coleofasciculaceae cyanobacterium includes the following:
- the arsS gene encoding arsenosugar biosynthesis radical SAM (seleno)protein ArsS (Some members of this family are selenoproteins.) — MSLTKTFITPFAQKINSPLVKNKITVLQINLGRKCNLACTHCHVEASPKRTEELSPEVCQQLIELINRFEQIQTVDLTGGAPEMNYGFRPLVEAAKAKGKEVIVRSNLTIFFEPGYEDLPEYFAQNYLRVTASLPCYLEDNVDKQRGAGVYNNSIKAIQKLNQLGYGLDPNLVIDLVYNPPLPTNNNFSLTPNQQKLEQDYKAYLAEHFQLKFNNLFTITNIPIGRTKQFLKRREIHDNYLQFLADNYNPDTLNNVMCRNELSVDYLGNVYDCDFNQMERIVASTPENERLTVAKLLELNNLDAIAEIKTANYCYGCTAGTGSSCGGSLV; from the coding sequence ATGTCTCTTACTAAAACTTTCATTACCCCTTTTGCTCAAAAAATAAATTCACCTTTAGTTAAAAACAAAATTACGGTTTTACAAATCAATTTAGGTCGTAAATGCAATCTTGCTTGCACTCACTGCCATGTAGAAGCTAGTCCCAAACGTACCGAAGAATTATCACCTGAAGTTTGTCAACAGCTGATCGAATTAATCAATCGCTTCGAGCAGATTCAAACTGTCGATCTAACAGGTGGTGCGCCAGAGATGAACTATGGTTTTCGTCCTCTAGTTGAAGCAGCAAAAGCCAAAGGTAAAGAAGTAATTGTTCGCTCTAACTTAACCATCTTTTTTGAACCAGGCTACGAAGATTTACCCGAATATTTTGCCCAAAATTACCTAAGAGTTACCGCGTCTCTTCCCTGTTATTTAGAGGATAATGTAGATAAACAAAGAGGTGCAGGTGTATATAACAACTCAATTAAGGCGATACAAAAACTCAATCAGTTGGGTTACGGATTAGATCCCAATTTGGTAATTGATTTAGTCTATAATCCGCCACTGCCTACTAATAATAACTTTTCTCTTACTCCTAATCAACAGAAGCTAGAGCAAGACTACAAAGCATATTTAGCAGAGCATTTTCAGCTTAAGTTTAATAACCTATTTACGATTACGAATATTCCCATCGGCAGAACTAAGCAATTCCTAAAACGCAGAGAAATTCACGATAATTATCTACAATTCTTAGCAGACAACTATAACCCTGATACTCTGAACAATGTCATGTGTCGCAATGAGTTATCAGTTGATTATTTGGGTAACGTTTATGATTGCGACTTTAATCAAATGGAGCGTATTGTTGCCAGCACACCCGAAAATGAACGGTTAACCGTTGCTAAACTTTTAGAACTAAATAACTTAGATGCGATCGCCGAAATAAAAACAGCTAATTATTGCTATGGTTGCACCGCAGGTACAGGCTCTAGTTGTGGTGGCTCTTTAGTTTGA
- a CDS encoding chemotaxis protein CheB — translation MTASKKRLIDQTARMADFVVAIACSVGGLEALTEIVSALSVGFPGAIVIVQHLSPKYKSRLPEILMRHTNLAIEQAVEGAKLVEGSVYVAPAGYHLIINPNGTLGLSDAPKEHFVRPSAEYTFKSLANSYRTKAIGVVLTGYDSDGQEGVGLIKELGGKVIAQDQATSKAFSMPQSAIETGCVDLILPIEEIAAGIVNLVIAKS, via the coding sequence ATGACCGCCTCAAAAAAGCGATTAATCGATCAAACCGCTAGAATGGCAGATTTCGTAGTAGCGATCGCTTGTTCCGTTGGAGGACTAGAAGCTCTAACCGAGATTGTGTCTGCATTATCCGTAGGTTTTCCTGGGGCGATCGTCATCGTCCAACATTTGTCGCCCAAGTACAAAAGCCGTCTACCAGAAATTCTGATGCGTCATACCAATTTAGCCATAGAGCAAGCCGTAGAGGGAGCAAAATTAGTGGAGGGAAGTGTTTACGTTGCTCCAGCTGGTTATCATTTAATTATTAATCCTAATGGTACGCTCGGTCTTTCCGATGCGCCGAAAGAACATTTTGTCCGTCCTTCAGCCGAATATACCTTTAAATCTTTAGCTAATAGCTACCGAACTAAAGCCATTGGCGTAGTTCTGACGGGTTATGACAGTGATGGTCAAGAGGGAGTAGGGCTAATCAAAGAATTGGGAGGAAAGGTCATTGCCCAAGACCAAGCCACTTCCAAAGCATTTTCAATGCCCCAAAGTGCCATTGAAACTGGCTGCGTCGATTTAATCTTACCAATAGAGGAGATAGCCGCTGGTATTGTCAACCTGGTTATAGCTAAGAGCTAA
- a CDS encoding CheR family methyltransferase: MKTAVNESQDQDFENLLNYLKYSRGLDLTGYKRTSLRRLTSKRMHRVEVASYSEYLDYLQVHPQEHENLFNSLMLNVTAFFRDHSAWDFLREKTIPRILEQKNEDEPIRLWSAGCASGEEAYSLAILLSEALGVEQFCQRVKIYATDVDEDAINQGRKACYPAKSLETICEDWQRKYFEPKGSDYIFNSTLRRCVIFGQHDLLEDAPISRLDLLSCRNTLMYFNAETQAKILNRFHFALKQSGFLFVGKAEMLLAQASLFAPVNSRNRVFVRLAQASWRDRLVLMSEGGNLQASRMLTINLRLRDEAFATSPVAQIVLEKHKNVALINHQASSLFGLNPQHIGQPFNELELNQQIPQLQSAINQVCEKPYRSAIDNVELKTTQSQQHFFDVQITPLIEGKTKILGVNISFIDVTTYQNLRQEIYRYSRELEAAQEELQTSNEELDTTNEELQSTNEELDTTNEELQSTNQELETMNEELQSFNEELQTSNDELSARTEELNNASVFMESILTSLKIGMTVLDYRLTVQVWNNRMSETWGLRTTEVRDRFFFELDIGLPLEQLHSIVLACQTEKNDYQEITVEAVNRRGKAITCRIICTPLEISGQQQGVILLMETHEK, from the coding sequence ATGAAAACTGCCGTAAATGAATCCCAAGACCAAGATTTTGAAAACCTATTAAATTATCTTAAATATAGTCGGGGACTAGACTTGACTGGCTACAAACGTACTAGCCTCAGGAGACTTACCAGCAAACGTATGCATCGAGTAGAGGTAGCAAGTTACAGCGAGTACCTCGATTATTTACAGGTTCATCCTCAAGAACACGAAAACCTGTTCAATTCCTTAATGCTCAACGTAACGGCTTTCTTTCGCGATCACTCTGCCTGGGATTTTTTACGCGAAAAAACTATTCCCCGCATTCTGGAGCAAAAAAATGAAGATGAACCAATCCGTTTGTGGAGTGCGGGTTGTGCTTCAGGAGAAGAAGCCTATTCTCTAGCAATTTTACTGTCAGAAGCCTTGGGAGTCGAACAATTTTGTCAGCGAGTTAAAATTTATGCTACCGATGTCGATGAAGATGCGATTAACCAAGGTCGTAAAGCTTGTTATCCTGCTAAAAGTCTTGAGACTATTTGTGAAGATTGGCAACGTAAATATTTTGAACCCAAAGGCTCTGATTATATTTTCAACAGTACTTTGCGCCGTTGCGTTATCTTCGGCCAGCACGATTTGCTGGAGGATGCTCCCATTTCCAGGTTAGATCTGTTGTCCTGTCGCAATACCTTGATGTACTTTAATGCTGAAACTCAAGCCAAGATTTTAAATCGGTTTCATTTTGCCCTCAAGCAGTCTGGCTTTTTGTTTGTGGGTAAGGCTGAAATGTTGCTGGCTCAGGCCAGCCTGTTTGCCCCGGTCAACAGCCGAAATCGGGTATTTGTCAGACTAGCTCAGGCAAGCTGGCGCGATCGCCTGGTGCTCATGTCGGAAGGGGGAAATCTTCAGGCGAGTAGGATGCTGACGATTAATTTACGCCTGAGAGATGAAGCTTTCGCTACTTCTCCCGTCGCTCAAATTGTTTTAGAAAAGCACAAAAATGTAGCTTTAATCAATCATCAGGCTTCCTCTTTGTTTGGCTTAAACCCCCAGCATATTGGGCAACCCTTTAATGAATTAGAACTCAATCAACAAATTCCCCAGCTACAGTCGGCAATTAATCAAGTCTGCGAAAAACCATACCGTAGCGCGATCGACAATGTGGAGTTAAAAACAACCCAAAGCCAGCAGCATTTTTTTGATGTGCAAATCACGCCTTTGATTGAAGGAAAAACTAAGATTTTAGGAGTAAATATTTCTTTTATTGATGTAACTACCTATCAAAACTTACGCCAGGAGATATATCGATATAGCCGAGAATTAGAGGCAGCGCAAGAAGAATTACAAACATCTAATGAAGAGTTAGATACCACTAACGAAGAACTTCAAAGCACCAATGAAGAGTTAGATACCACTAACGAAGAACTCCAAAGCACTAATCAAGAATTGGAGACGATGAATGAAGAGCTACAGTCTTTTAATGAAGAACTGCAAACTAGCAACGACGAATTGAGCGCCCGTACCGAAGAATTAAACAACGCCTCGGTATTTATGGAATCAATCCTTACCAGTCTTAAAATTGGCATGACCGTTCTTGATTACCGTTTAACGGTTCAAGTGTGGAATAATCGCATGAGCGAAACCTGGGGTTTGCGTACCACAGAAGTCCGCGATCGCTTTTTCTTTGAGCTTGATATTGGTTTACCCCTAGAACAATTACACAGCATTGTTTTAGCGTGCCAAACCGAAAAAAATGATTATCAAGAAATTACTGTAGAAGCCGTTAATCGTCGTGGTAAAGCCATAACCTGTCGCATTATCTGTACTCCCTTAGAAATTTCAGGACAACAACAGGGCGTGATCTTGTTGATGGAAACGCATGAAAAATAA
- a CDS encoding PAS domain-containing protein: MPVELFELHIQQSLQKMEDLRRRAETIPAFASVVQASSEAKDYLAQQQLLQDSLIELSTSIEELRIATETIQQQNQKLFVSRQQIILERKYYQELFEYSPDICLVTSSNGSIREANHEALKLLNVPAKYLINKSLAVFIPVGQRQQYYQLLNQLKSGKVSTVTWDTEIVPREQASSSMQCKVVAIRDSQQNILNLRWRITAATQTKNTAMPEAQLSSILVDNLRNPLRNLDTQLNEIVTTAIDGRPFDPRLCNLQSDLKTILDNVEDVYILKHFRRQDLKRFLIDYTVSCNQLAQLQQDKAIAPRIKFSCQESYNGICDAFLFKKTIANLLSCITKHSSLTSKIKIKLNQQGDRIAIAISSLGERSAPRELVKILDTLCNQNSIGEVTTSNLKLAVIRHCVSLLQGEIELDTTQPEVTVIVTLPAIMNLGS; encoded by the coding sequence ATGCCTGTAGAACTATTTGAATTACATATCCAACAGTCTTTACAAAAGATGGAAGATCTACGGCGACGTGCTGAAACAATTCCAGCGTTTGCCTCGGTTGTTCAAGCGTCTTCTGAGGCAAAAGATTATCTCGCGCAACAGCAACTATTGCAAGACAGCCTGATAGAACTTTCCACATCTATTGAGGAACTACGAATTGCTACCGAGACCATACAGCAGCAAAATCAAAAACTGTTTGTCAGCCGTCAGCAGATAATATTAGAGCGAAAATATTATCAAGAATTATTTGAATACTCTCCAGACATTTGTTTAGTCACTTCTAGCAATGGTTCGATTCGGGAAGCTAACCACGAAGCGCTCAAACTTCTCAATGTTCCTGCTAAATACTTAATCAACAAATCATTAGCGGTGTTTATTCCCGTTGGCCAAAGACAACAGTATTATCAACTATTAAATCAACTAAAATCTGGCAAGGTATCTACAGTAACCTGGGATACAGAGATCGTGCCACGTGAACAAGCATCTTCAAGTATGCAGTGCAAAGTTGTGGCAATTCGAGATAGTCAACAAAATATTCTCAATCTGCGTTGGCGCATTACTGCTGCTACCCAGACTAAAAACACCGCCATGCCTGAGGCGCAATTGAGTTCGATATTGGTCGATAATCTTCGCAACCCTCTACGCAATCTCGATACTCAGCTAAATGAAATTGTGACAACCGCCATAGATGGAAGACCATTCGATCCTCGCTTATGCAATCTACAATCCGACCTCAAGACTATTTTAGACAACGTTGAAGATGTCTATATTTTGAAACATTTTCGCAGGCAAGATTTAAAACGATTTTTAATTGACTATACAGTTTCTTGTAACCAACTCGCGCAATTGCAACAAGATAAAGCGATCGCTCCAAGAATTAAGTTTAGTTGCCAAGAATCTTACAACGGCATTTGTGACGCATTCTTATTCAAAAAAACTATTGCTAATCTTCTTAGCTGCATCACCAAACATAGTTCGCTCACCAGCAAGATCAAAATCAAACTGAATCAACAAGGAGATCGCATTGCGATCGCAATTTCTAGTCTTGGCGAGCGATCGGCCCCAAGAGAACTAGTTAAAATACTCGATACCTTATGTAATCAAAATAGCATAGGCGAGGTCACTACCTCGAACCTAAAATTAGCCGTAATCCGCCACTGCGTGTCCCTCCTGCAAGGAGAAATTGAGCTAGACACTACTCAGCCAGAAGTTACCGTTATCGTTACCCTTCCTGCAATAATGAACCTTGGTTCATAA
- a CDS encoding inorganic phosphate transporter: protein MSIYFYLVTGFLVIFASRLGVPVSTTHVSVGSIFGVGVVSKTAHLGMFSKVFSSWILTLPIAAIVSSVTYLLLPK, encoded by the coding sequence ATTAGTATTTATTTTTATTTAGTAACTGGCTTTTTAGTGATTTTTGCCAGCCGTCTGGGTGTACCTGTTTCTACAACTCATGTGTCTGTCGGCTCAATCTTTGGCGTGGGCGTAGTCTCTAAAACTGCTCATCTAGGAATGTTTTCTAAAGTTTTTAGTTCTTGGATATTAACCTTGCCTATTGCTGCGATCGTTAGCAGTGTTACCTATCTTTTGTTACCTAAATAA
- a CDS encoding zinc ribbon domain-containing protein, with product ANHKLAKAISDCGWGEFLRQLEYKAKWHDRKIGAIDRWFPSSKRCNRCGHVLDKLPLNIREWACPSCNSSNLRDENAVKNILAVGQTVFASGLSSSGDLSLTDLAILG from the coding sequence TGGCGAATCATAAACTCGCAAAAGCAATCAGTGATTGCGGATGGGGTGAATTTTTGCGCCAATTAGAATATAAAGCTAAATGGCATGACCGTAAAATTGGAGCAATTGATAGATGGTTTCCATCATCAAAACGCTGCAATCGATGCGGTCACGTCTTGGATAAGCTACCTCTGAATATTAGAGAGTGGGCTTGTCCTAGCTGCAACAGTTCTAATCTAAGGGACGAAAACGCAGTAAAAAACATTTTAGCGGTCGGGCAGACCGTGTTTGCTTCAGGACTAAGCTCTAGCGGGGATCTGTCTTTGACGGATCTAGCTATCTTAGGATGA
- a CDS encoding methyltransferase domain-containing protein, whose product MTEIATNQQQTPSASVDLDYDIESTVLSRYQEGARQEQPSLCCPTEYEGNYTKILPQEIIAKDYGCGDPTRYVNEAETVVDLGSGAGKNCYILAQKVGELGKIIGVDFNDEMLALARKYQKEMADKLGYANTKFVKGKIQDLKLPLDRLQTWLEANPITSVDKIGEYEAQCDRLRQQEPLIAENTVDVVISNCVLNLVRPQDKQQLFSEIFRVLKRGGRAVISDIVCDEDPTPQIINDPDMWSGCIAGAFREDLFLKMFEDAGFYGVEILKREETPWQIIDGVEFRSMTVRAYKGKEGVCLERNQSVVYKGPWKQVVDDDGHIFCRGERMAVCDKTYNIMTSCCSPYSQDVIGIEPYENIPLAEATEFNCKTKAVRHARETKGSEYNLTETSSNDCCSPGECC is encoded by the coding sequence GTGACTGAGATTGCAACTAACCAACAGCAAACCCCATCAGCTTCCGTAGATTTAGATTATGATATTGAGTCAACGGTATTATCAAGATATCAAGAGGGTGCAAGACAAGAGCAGCCAAGTTTATGCTGTCCTACAGAATATGAGGGTAACTATACTAAAATCTTGCCTCAAGAGATTATTGCCAAAGATTATGGCTGTGGCGATCCTACCCGTTATGTTAATGAAGCAGAAACCGTTGTTGATTTAGGCTCTGGTGCAGGGAAAAACTGCTATATTTTGGCACAGAAAGTTGGCGAATTGGGCAAAATCATTGGCGTAGACTTTAATGATGAAATGCTGGCTCTAGCGCGGAAATATCAGAAAGAGATGGCAGACAAGCTAGGCTATGCCAACACTAAATTTGTCAAAGGAAAGATTCAAGATTTAAAATTACCCTTAGATCGATTACAAACATGGCTTGAGGCTAATCCGATTACTTCAGTCGATAAGATTGGTGAATATGAGGCTCAATGCGATCGCCTGAGACAACAAGAACCTTTAATCGCTGAGAATACTGTAGACGTGGTAATCTCTAACTGCGTCCTGAATTTAGTTCGTCCACAAGATAAGCAACAGCTATTTAGTGAAATCTTCCGTGTCCTTAAACGAGGAGGCAGGGCGGTAATTTCAGATATTGTTTGTGACGAAGATCCGACCCCTCAAATTATTAATGACCCTGATATGTGGAGTGGCTGTATTGCGGGGGCATTTAGAGAAGATCTGTTCTTAAAAATGTTTGAAGATGCTGGCTTTTATGGAGTAGAAATTCTCAAGCGCGAAGAGACTCCCTGGCAGATTATCGACGGTGTTGAGTTTCGTTCGATGACTGTCAGAGCCTATAAAGGCAAAGAAGGGGTTTGCCTAGAGAGAAACCAGTCAGTAGTATATAAAGGCCCTTGGAAGCAAGTAGTAGATGATGATGGTCACATCTTTTGTCGTGGAGAGAGAATGGCTGTCTGCGATAAGACTTATAACATTATGACTAGCTGCTGTAGCCCTTATTCTCAAGATGTTATTGGCATCGAACCCTACGAAAACATTCCTTTAGCAGAAGCGACAGAATTTAACTGCAAGACCAAAGCGGTGCGCCATGCGAGGGAAACCAAAGGTTCAGAATATAATCTTACCGAAACTAGTAGCAATGACTGTTGTTCTCCTGGAGAATGCTGTTAA